The Microbacterium foliorum genome has a window encoding:
- a CDS encoding bifunctional 3'-5' exonuclease/DNA polymerase yields MSSRPSIERRIALVALGSEGGATRYAAVELDADDAETGRTVLTGAELPDWVARQERDARPRWIIRSAREIYPILLAAGVQIGRSHDLLLCHAILRDTDTVARPLAPSPAWVRRDPVDEAPALFDLADGGDVDDPVTDLLDQYREQRRVLRAGADGRLTLLASAESAGGLIAEEMRVAGLPWNEAAHDEILTEILGARPAGGGLPSRMVAQGERIRSILGDETLNLESQPKLLRALHRVGVQVESTGRWELAQHDHAVVEPLLAYKKLSRLLSANGWAWLAEWVHEGRFRPIYITGGVVTGRWASAGGGALQLPRNLRAAVRADEGWTLVVADVAQLEPRMLAAMAGDRAMARAAQGKDLYAGVVDSGAVATREEAKYAVLGAMYGATTGDSGRLVPRLRKVYPRAMAHVDKAARIGEDGGVVSTWLGRSSPRPSTEWEGMQARATDADADPADVALARRRARDWGRFTRNFVVQGTAAEWSLIWLAEIRHRLQNLPEAARHAPASGMFSSRAHLAFFLHDEVILHVPAEQAEAAAEAVRQAADVATRRMFGGFPIEVPLDLRIAESAEK; encoded by the coding sequence GTGAGTTCCCGGCCGTCGATCGAACGCCGCATCGCCCTGGTCGCGCTCGGCTCCGAGGGTGGGGCGACGCGCTACGCCGCGGTGGAACTCGACGCCGACGACGCCGAGACAGGCCGCACCGTCTTGACCGGTGCGGAGCTGCCCGACTGGGTCGCACGGCAAGAGCGCGATGCCCGACCGCGATGGATCATCCGCAGCGCGCGCGAGATCTACCCGATCCTCCTGGCGGCCGGCGTGCAGATCGGCCGTTCGCACGACCTGCTGCTGTGCCATGCGATCCTCCGCGACACGGACACGGTGGCCCGGCCTCTGGCGCCGTCTCCGGCCTGGGTGCGCCGAGACCCCGTCGATGAGGCTCCGGCCCTGTTCGACCTCGCCGACGGCGGCGATGTCGACGACCCCGTGACGGATCTGCTGGACCAGTACCGGGAGCAGCGTCGCGTCCTGCGCGCGGGGGCGGACGGTCGGCTGACGCTGCTGGCCTCCGCGGAATCGGCGGGCGGACTGATCGCCGAGGAGATGCGTGTCGCCGGACTGCCGTGGAACGAGGCCGCGCACGACGAGATCCTCACCGAGATCCTCGGCGCACGCCCGGCCGGTGGCGGACTCCCGAGTCGCATGGTCGCGCAGGGGGAGCGCATCCGCTCGATCCTCGGCGATGAGACTCTGAACCTCGAGAGCCAGCCGAAGCTGCTCAGGGCGCTGCACCGGGTGGGAGTGCAGGTCGAGTCCACCGGGCGGTGGGAACTCGCGCAGCACGACCACGCCGTCGTCGAGCCGTTGCTCGCCTACAAGAAGCTCTCACGTCTGCTGAGCGCCAACGGATGGGCATGGCTCGCCGAGTGGGTGCACGAGGGGCGGTTCCGTCCGATTTACATCACCGGCGGCGTCGTCACGGGCCGCTGGGCATCGGCCGGCGGGGGAGCGCTCCAGCTGCCCAGGAACCTGCGTGCGGCGGTGCGGGCGGATGAGGGATGGACGCTGGTCGTCGCCGATGTCGCGCAGCTCGAGCCGCGGATGCTGGCCGCGATGGCCGGCGATCGGGCGATGGCCCGAGCTGCACAGGGGAAAGACCTCTATGCCGGCGTCGTCGACTCGGGGGCGGTGGCGACGCGGGAAGAGGCGAAGTACGCCGTGCTCGGTGCGATGTACGGCGCCACGACGGGGGACAGCGGGCGGCTCGTGCCGAGACTGCGCAAGGTGTACCCGCGGGCGATGGCGCACGTCGACAAGGCGGCGCGGATAGGCGAGGACGGGGGAGTCGTCTCGACCTGGCTCGGACGGTCGTCTCCGCGCCCCTCGACCGAGTGGGAGGGCATGCAGGCGCGAGCGACGGATGCCGATGCCGACCCGGCCGATGTCGCTCTGGCGCGTCGCCGTGCGAGGGACTGGGGCAGGTTCACGCGCAACTTCGTCGTGCAGGGCACGGCCGCCGAGTGGTCTCTCATCTGGCTGGCCGAGATCAGACACCGACTGCAGAACCTCCCGGAGGCGGCGCGGCATGCGCCGGCATCCGGCATGTTCTCCTCCCGCGCGCACCTCGCGTTCTTCCTGCACGACGAAGTGATCCTCCATGTTCCTGCGGAGCAGGCGGAGGCCGCAGCCGAGGCGGTGCGCCAGGCCGCCGACGTCGCCACCCGGCGGATGTTCGGCGGGTTCCCGATCGAGGTGCCGCTCGACCTGCGCATCGCGGAGTCGGCGGAGAAGTAG
- a CDS encoding zinc ribbon domain-containing protein, whose translation MNASPEHQRILLDVADLDRRIAQAERARTKPSQGARIGELVAIRQEQLRELTALTGTRDDVRTELTRLESDVKLVEQRRARDVERLATSTNPKDAQALEHEIASLTRRQSDLEDIELDLMGRVEEADAAVAAQQALLATTTAEGTALTAQAKADVQAATDLAAQLARDRDAVTAAVPAPLLAEYTRRASNSAGAALLTRGTCEGCRILLPGTDINDIRNAPDDLVVSCPECGCILVRTYETGL comes from the coding sequence GTGAACGCGAGCCCCGAACACCAGCGCATCCTTCTCGACGTCGCCGATCTCGACCGGCGCATCGCGCAGGCGGAGCGCGCGCGGACCAAGCCCTCTCAGGGCGCTCGGATCGGCGAGCTCGTCGCCATCCGCCAGGAGCAGCTGCGTGAGCTGACCGCGCTGACCGGCACCCGCGACGATGTGCGCACGGAGCTCACCCGTCTGGAGTCCGATGTGAAGCTCGTCGAGCAGCGCCGTGCTCGTGATGTCGAGCGTCTCGCCACATCGACCAACCCGAAGGACGCGCAGGCGCTCGAACACGAGATCGCCAGCCTCACCCGTCGTCAGAGCGATCTCGAGGACATCGAGCTCGACCTCATGGGCCGCGTCGAGGAGGCGGATGCGGCTGTCGCCGCGCAGCAGGCGCTGCTCGCCACGACCACGGCGGAGGGCACCGCGCTCACCGCGCAGGCGAAGGCCGACGTGCAGGCGGCGACGGACCTCGCCGCGCAGCTGGCACGTGACCGCGACGCCGTGACCGCAGCGGTGCCCGCTCCGCTTCTCGCGGAGTACACGCGCAGGGCTTCGAACAGCGCGGGGGCGGCGCTGCTCACCCGCGGCACCTGCGAGGGATGCCGCATCCTGCTCCCGGGAACCGACATCAACGACATCCGCAACGCGCCGGACGACCTCGTCGTGTCGTGCCCCGAGTGCGGCTGCATCCTGGTGCGCACCTACGAGACCGGGCTGTGA
- a CDS encoding YchJ family protein produces the protein MTPAESMARDARIPDSAARCPCGSGDVFGGCCGPLLRGAPAPTAERLMRSRYTAFALHDTEYLRASWHPSTRPAEVDLDPDLVWRRLLIVERVGGGPFDREGVVEFEAFWREGDERGSLRERSRFVRDDSRWLYLDGRIG, from the coding sequence ATGACACCGGCGGAGAGCATGGCGCGCGATGCCCGCATCCCCGATAGTGCCGCCCGATGCCCGTGCGGCTCGGGCGACGTGTTCGGCGGATGCTGCGGGCCTCTGCTCCGCGGCGCCCCGGCACCCACGGCGGAGCGGCTGATGCGTTCGCGGTACACGGCGTTCGCGCTGCACGACACCGAGTACCTGCGAGCCAGCTGGCATCCGTCGACGAGACCGGCCGAGGTCGATCTCGATCCCGACCTCGTCTGGCGTCGTCTGCTGATCGTCGAACGTGTCGGCGGCGGACCCTTCGACCGTGAGGGCGTCGTCGAGTTCGAGGCGTTCTGGCGGGAGGGCGACGAGCGCGGTTCGCTGCGGGAGCGCAGCCGCTTCGTCCGCGACGACTCCCGCTGGCTGTACCTCGACGGCCGGATCGGGTGA
- a CDS encoding aldo/keto reductase, whose product MTALAHFTAHNGFTLPALGLGTYALDGDAGADAVAGAIGAGYRLIDSAFNYENEGSVGRGVRASGVETSELIVTTKLPGRHHRREKARTSIEESRSRLGVDAIDLHLIHWPNPHQDEYLQAWEALVEAQQRGTVRQIGVSNFLPEHLERIERETGVRPVVNQIEVHPYFPQDEQLAYHREHGILTEAWSPLGRAKELLQERIIGEVAAAHGISPAQTVLAWHVARETVAIPKASSLAHQQSNLEAGAVSLTADEVAAITTLGRADGRLFDADPATHEES is encoded by the coding sequence ATGACGGCACTCGCGCACTTCACCGCACACAACGGCTTCACCCTCCCGGCCCTCGGGCTCGGCACCTACGCGCTCGACGGCGACGCCGGAGCGGATGCCGTCGCCGGCGCGATCGGAGCGGGCTACCGCCTGATCGACTCGGCCTTCAACTACGAGAACGAAGGGTCCGTCGGGCGCGGTGTCCGCGCATCGGGCGTCGAGACATCAGAGCTGATCGTGACCACCAAGCTCCCCGGCAGACACCACCGGCGCGAGAAGGCGCGCACGAGCATCGAGGAGAGCCGCTCGCGACTGGGCGTCGACGCGATCGATCTGCACCTCATCCACTGGCCGAACCCGCACCAGGACGAATACCTGCAGGCCTGGGAGGCGCTGGTCGAGGCGCAGCAGCGAGGCACGGTGCGCCAGATCGGCGTGTCGAACTTCCTGCCGGAGCATCTCGAACGCATCGAGCGCGAGACCGGCGTGCGGCCGGTCGTCAATCAGATCGAGGTGCACCCGTACTTCCCTCAGGACGAGCAGCTGGCGTACCACCGCGAGCACGGGATCCTCACCGAGGCGTGGAGCCCGCTGGGTCGGGCGAAGGAACTGCTGCAGGAGCGGATCATCGGCGAGGTCGCCGCCGCGCACGGCATCTCCCCGGCGCAGACGGTGCTGGCCTGGCATGTGGCGCGCGAGACGGTGGCGATCCCCAAGGCCTCGTCACTCGCGCACCAGCAGTCGAACCTCGAGGCGGGCGCGGTGTCGCTGACCGCCGACGAGGTCGCGGCGATCACCACTCTCGGACGCGCGGACGGTCGCCTGTTCGACGCCGATCCGGCGACCCACGAGGAGTCCTGA